The segment AAATAATTATCGCTTTTTTCACTCTGCTGCAGGCTtcattcctcctcctcatcaccttGTCCAACGAAGGCACAAAAACCCTCCCAGATGAAATGAGACCTGTCGCTTTACTTTGCATTGGCTGCATTCTCATCATTTCCAGTGTCTTCTTATTACTCAAAAGCTTATGGAAGGCATGCTACAAAACATCAAAGCTACCAAGAAAATCAACTATTGCCCTGGTAAGACAATGGTTGACATTTCCAAACTACTTTTCATCTTTGACTGATGCCAAAAACAGAGTCTGGAAGGCGTTCTTACTCTTTTGTTAACATTGTTGTTAAATTTAATCATCTTGTGCTTCTTCTTCAGGTTCTGTTCTTCGAGTTTGTGGTGGCTATGGGAGCAGCGATCCTCACCATCGTGGCAATGCCACACTTGGACATTGTGACAAACGTGACAATACTGAACGGTATAGCTGTTGTCTCTGCGCTCCTACAGGTGATCTGTCAATGCACCGCCAAAGAAAGGAACCGCTTCCTGGTGCCATCCATCACcgccttcctcctccttttgcTCGGTTATGTCCTGTTCCTCTTCTTATACATCACAAAGGACCCCACTGATGTCAAGATGGCCATTTGGGTGGGTCTGGCAGTTGGCGGGTGCTTCTTGGTTTCTTTTAACTGGTGGGAGAGCTACTTCAGACTGATCAGCGAGAACAGCAGAAACGTCATTCTCAAGAACCTGTGTAAAGACATAACAAAGTGCCAGAACTTGCTGAACATTCTCTCCAGCCTGCTCAGGATCGCAGTGACTGCCGGTGTGCTCGGAGCTTACGTCCATCTGGACAAAATGGACTGGGCCATTGTGACCTCCATTCCAAGCCGTGAGACCAGAATTATAGCCATTATCATTGGGGTCCAGCTGATCTCCTCTGCACTCTGCCACTGGTTCTCTTTGGCAGCCTGCAAGATGCACGCCCTGCGACGATCCTTCGTTCTACCTTTGTACCTGGCTTCTCTGGCCGTCATGGTTCTGTTCATCGTCCCCGTTATTGTTTACTATCAAGACTACAAATTAAGTCTGAATGGGACTTCAGTCAACTTCACAGGCTACTGCAATGAAGTTGTAGATGGAAGAAACCTAAGCTTGAACGGCAGTGTGTTCCCTGAGCTGGTTCTGGATGCTACACACACCCTGTGCTTCCTGGACATGTCTAGGATAACTGACATTGGCTTACTGACAGGTAATAAAGTAGAGCCTGATATAAGTTACAATGCATGTTGGCATATATTACACTCAAAAATAAGGTTTTTGTAGGTCCTTGGGGCTGTGACGTATTTGTGATAAGGTATTACCAATTGACCTTGTGTTGCTATTCTAGTATTTAGTGTTGTACTTTAATAAATACACTAAAAACTTCATCATATGGTAGAGACTGAGGTCCTTTGCAGTATCCAAAGCTCATCTAATGTGTTTGCAATCTTTCTTCAGGTTCAGCAGTGTCCTGGTGGCTTGGTCTTGTGTTGGCAACCCTCCATCTGTGGTACCTCAACGTGTATCGTATCCAGAGGACCCAAGACCTTTTCATGAGGAGGCTGTATGAGGGAGCCTTCATCGAGCAGTCCCTGCTCCTCAACACCCGATTCGACATCCAGACCAAATCCAGGACAAAGACGTAAGTGTGTGTTGGAGTAGTTCTCCATTTTGTTCCTCACAAGAATCATTGAAAGCAAAGTAGTTTGTTCTTCAAGGTGTATTTAGACTCTAGTTGAAATTTTGGGCTGATTAGTTTAGGCTACAAAGTTAGAATTACATTGTCTCTTCtccaaacaaaatgtgtttcttaAATCTGCAAATcttgtcattttcagttttagaGCATTTGAAACAGCAATGGTGTATCTGTGTGCAACCATGTGGCATGAAACCTACGATGAAATGATGAACATCATTATCTCAATATTCAGGTGAGTTTTTGTTGCATTGATCATCCTCCAACTCCTCTAATTCTATTACTGTTgatcaccattttttttttgatcaaaTATAGTTGTGAACATTTGTTCTGCTAGAGATGGCATGCATTCAGTTTTTTGCTTTACACTTCGATATGTTCAACATgatttgtaaaaagaaaatgtgagcCTTGCAAGTTagttaaagaaagaaagaaatactaagtggaaagaaaaacaaagttgcataatttgTTGCTGTTAcaggattttattttccaaGAATTTGTGTCCTTGGCCCAGACAGTTTTAGCAAAGAACTCTTGATAACAACATTTACTTTATCACAGTGGATTTAATCaaattttcttttcatgtttcTCTGAACACTGCAGACTGGACAAGTACAGACCAAAGATAGGGGCGAAATCCAATGATTTCACTTTCGAAGCCCATGTCTACTTTGATGACGCATTCCTGGATGTTGAAGGGAGTCGGGGGCGTCACCTAAACCAATACGCAGAGACCCTTGTGGGAGTCCTCGCAGAAGTTTATGGGTAAGAACCGTGTTTACAGATAGTCTAAAGTTGTGGTGCATTTTAGTGTTAAGTATCACAAATTAGTCTCTCTCATTGTCTGTCTTCAGCATCTTCACAAACATTGATGAGAAGTTCTTCAGAAAGACGCAGCAGATCCCTGATCAGAAGGTTGTAAGGACACCGTATGGAGGTCGCCTGGTGCTCACCATGCCTCATGGTAACACCATCACGGTTCACTTTAAGGACAAAGAACTCATCCGTCACAAGAAAAGATGGTCTCAGGTAGGAAAATAATGACTTGTAGTTCCCAGAAGGTACATTTACATGTACAGTTTTCAGTTCATGTTGGGTCACACTGAAAATTTTTAGATTTTATGCCCAATAATGCTTAAAAACTCACAATGTGGTAAATATTAGTTTTGTTCATTCCTATTTATATTTTCCAGATCATGTACCTCTACTATCTTCTTGGCTATAAACTTATGACCAAATATTACGAGCGCTGGCAGAAGGGAGAGAATGAGGCTGAGCTGAAAGCAGAGATCCAGGTGAGATAAGAGAAACATCTAAAACTTTTGTAGATTTGTTTTGATGAGCTCAAACATGCATCCACAGTATTTCTAAATGAAACTTAAATGTAACTCACAAAAAACTGTGCCCACTCTTACAGAAAGAGAAGCACAACACCTACCTCCTGGCTTTAGACGGGGACACAGACTTCCAACCGGCTGCGGTGGTGCTGCTCATCGATCGCCTGAAAATGTACCCACGTGTCGGGGCAGCGTGTGGCAGGATTCACCCCACAGGATCAGGTTGGAACATTGTAAAATTTAaatagaaaagacaaaaaaaaaaaatatatatatatatatatatatatatatattaccaACCAATCACATGAACAATTTCTTCTAAAATTCACCACTGATTCTGAGAAAGAAACTGAACAGCACTGAccagacatttgtgtcaaggtTTACAATACCTCTGTATTTCTTCTGCAGGTCCCGCAGTTTGGTTCCAGAAGTTTGAGTATGCTGTCAGTCATTGGCTGCAAAAGACAGCAGAGCACGTCATTGGCTGTGTGCTGTGCAGTCCCGGGTGCTTCAGTCTGTTCAGAGCGGAGGCACTGATGGACGACAACGTGATGAAGAGATACTCCACTACGTCCATTGAGGCGAGCCACTACATCCAGTATGATCAAGGTAACATGCTTATAGGACTTCTTGTCTCGTTCTTGGTCTTAGTGATATCTTTGAAAGTTGgcatccctctcctcctctcacaaataaatatattttctgtttcctgCAGGTGAGGACCGCTGGCTGTGTACTTTGCTGCTGAAGCAAGGATGGAGGGTGGAGTACAACGCAGCATCTGATGCTTACACCAACGCACCTGAGGACTTCAAAGAACTCTACAACCAGGTGAGAGCTGGAGCTTATCAACCCCTTTCCAATAATATTATGATGGCTGTGAAATACTCACAACGATTGGGCAAAATCTGAGCCAAAAAGCAAACCAAttcaactaatgattatttgcAATTTTCAGCGTCGGCGATGGGGACCATCCACAATGGCCAACGTGGTTGATCTGCTGGGTGCCACCAAGATAATTTCCAAGAGAAACCCGTCAATGTCCAAACCCTTCATGTTGTACCAGCTCTTTGCCATCACGTCAGCCGTCCTGGCCCCAgccacaatctgccttttgatCGCAGGTTAGTGTTCTGTGTTTAGGGACATAACCTCTGTCCATGCAACCTTTCTTTGAAGTCAACTGGAATTCACTGGGCATGTGATTATCTCAAGAATGTTttgattaaataaatgtaaaaataaaatatgtgctTCCTGTTGTGGCCTCCAGGTAGTTTGACCTTCGTTCTTGACGTCCATGCTGCCGGTGCCCTGGTCATGGCTGTGATACCTCCTCTCATCTACTTGGGTCTTTGCTTCAAACTCAAGTCAGACACTCAGATCACTATTGCAGCAGTCATGAGTGTCATATATTCATTCCTCATGTTGGTGGTGACAATGTCCATTATTGGTAAGTTATATTCAAGTTGGTGTAACTGGCAAACACGTGAAACTTTATGTGCAGTTCTTCAGTATTTATGGACTTCCTGTTAGTAGAACTTCTTAAAGCTGCTTTAATCCTAAAACTGCTTTGTACCTTCATCTCTCTTTAGGTGCAATGGTGAAGGACAAAACCATCCTGACACCCAGCAGCATTTTTGTCATCGCCATGGCCATCATTTACATCATCACTGCTCTAATGCATCCTCAGGAACTTCATCTGGTATTCTACGGCTTACTCTACATCCTCTGCGTCCCCAGTGCCTACCTCTTGCTTACCATTTACTCCATGGTCAACATGAACAACGTGTCTTGGGGTACACGGGAAGCGAAACCTGCCCCTGGAGCTGCTGCACCAGTGCCGGCTGCCACGCAAACAAAAACAGGGAAAGGTATATATCCAGTTGATGCAAAAAATAAGTGATTTTTTAAATGCCAGCTACAGTGTTACGCTAGATCTGTCATATTGTTTGTGCTGACTGCACTGAAACGGTTCTTCATTCTTGCAGCCAAAAACTTCTTCCAGCAGCTCATCTCATGTACGAAATGCTGCAAAAAATCCAACCAGACATCTGGAGGCGGGCAGCCGGTTGTCAGCCAGGAGAACCTGATTCCAGAGCCCGGACAGCCTGAACCTCAGCCCCAAAACACTTTTGTAGGGATCCCAGAGGAAGAACAGAGGTAAGTCTAGAAGGCGGAACATCAATTAGAATGCAAGTGCCCTTATTACAAAGTGTGAGATGATTCTGATCATTTTTGTGATTGTG is part of the Epinephelus moara isolate mb chromosome 22, YSFRI_EMoa_1.0, whole genome shotgun sequence genome and harbors:
- the LOC126384251 gene encoding chitin synthase chs-2-like, with the protein product MAVYITPDAKANSALLQTGVFLNFRTWSTSVLSYINHSTDTVTTDKRIRVYANQKPWMTREIRTLLSNRNIAFRSGDMELYSAARANLKRGIRQAKLDYENKIEDHLHSNNSGQVWLGVLFFEFVVAMGAAILTIVAMPHLDIVTNVTILNGIAVVSALLQVICQCTAKERNRFLVPSITAFLLLLLGYVLFLFLYITKDPTDVKMAIWVGLAVGGCFLVSFNWWESYFRLISENSRNVILKNLCKDITKCQNLLNILSSLLRIAVTAGVLGAYVHLDKMDWAIVTSIPSRETRIIAIIIGVQLISSALCHWFSLAACKMHALRRSFVLPLYLASLAVMVLFIVPVIVYYQDYKLSLNGTSVNFTGYCNEVVDGRNLSLNGSVFPELVLDATHTLCFLDMSRITDIGLLTGSAVSWWLGLVLATLHLWYLNVYRIQRTQDLFMRRLYEGAFIEQSLLLNTRFDIQTKSRTKTLDKYRPKIGAKSNDFTFEAHVYFDDAFLDVEGSRGRHLNQYAETLVGVLAEVYGIFTNIDEKFFRKTQQIPDQKVVRTPYGGRLVLTMPHGNTITVHFKDKELIRHKKRWSQIMYLYYLLGYKLMTKYYERWQKGENEAELKAEIQHNTYLLALDGDTDFQPAAVVLLIDRLKMYPRVGAACGRIHPTGSGPAVWFQKFEYAVSHWLQKTAEHVIGCVLCSPGCFSLFRAEALMDDNVMKRYSTTSIEASHYIQYDQGEDRWLCTLLLKQGWRVEYNAASDAYTNAPEDFKELYNQRRRWGPSTMANVVDLLGATKIISKRNPSMSKPFMLYQLFAITSAVLAPATICLLIAGSLTFVLDVHAAGALVMAVIPPLIYLGLCFKLKSDTQITIAAVMSVIYSFLMLVVTMSIIGAMVKDKTILTPSSIFVIAMAIIYIITALMHPQELHLVFYGLLYILCVPSAYLLLTIYSMVNMNNVSWGTREAKPAPGAAAPVPAATQTKTGKAKNFFQQLISCTKCCKKSNQTSGGGQPVVSQENLIPEPGQPEPQPQNTFVGIPEEEQRQAEPEPFNSPIQCWVTQLQSVSTDMQLVEDSLIQEEEQFFRELQKKYLEPLPNDKEKQKKIASDLKELRNKINFAFFIINSLWLVATFTLQVFEEDFAIKIPKVNLNLEPTGEDIQIDPIALMFILGFATSVIIQFLAMFYHRMYTLIHYVAFLDTERKDPKPEKQEEYISGKKVNSVSSADSNPDEESEFEESDDEIYSRDPNGGTMV